In Pelmatolapia mariae isolate MD_Pm_ZW linkage group LG13, Pm_UMD_F_2, whole genome shotgun sequence, a genomic segment contains:
- the b3gnt2b gene encoding N-acetyllactosaminide beta-1,3-N-acetylglucosaminyltransferase 2, translating to MGLLPKMRLKVVVSLTMVNLFIFIIISRNINQDKSGHQKIRIPSKPFWAKVTPSSAYWNRQQQILDVHSNHIFMTNRSSDIPEWLNDTSLTSNICQPNLRVTTQVKDYNSLPPRFKDFLLYMRCRSYPIIMDQLDICKEPPFLLLAVKSLVPHFDRRQAIRQSWGKAGVLANRTVVTIFLLGNATPGDHHPDLSGMLHFENARHKDIIQWDFRDSFFNLTVKEVLFLEWIQARCSGAQFIFKGDDDVFVNTYRIMDFLKGLSGPKAKDLFVGDVITNAGPHRDKRVKYFIPESMYVGMYPPYAGGGGYLYSGDIATRLHNASQRVALYPIDDVYTGMCLRKLGLAPEKHKGFRTFNIEEKYRSNPCAYKSLMLVHPRTPQEMIQIWAWLSRPNLTCQ from the coding sequence ATGGGGCTGCTGCCAAAGATGAGGCTTAAGGTTGTGGTGTCACTGACTATGGTCAACCTCtttatcttcatcatcatctcgCGGAACATCAACCAAGACAAAAGTGGACATCAAAAGATTCGTATCCCTTCCAAACCCTTCTGGGCCAAAGTGACTCCCAGCTCTGCCTACTGGAACCGCCAGCAGCAGATTCTGGACGTTCACAGCAATCATATCTTCATGACGAACCGCAGCAGCGACATCCCTGAGTGGCTCAATGACACCAGTTTGACATCCAACATCTGTCAGCCTAACCTCAGGGTGACCACTCAGGTAAAAGATTACAACTCCCTGCCGCCCCGCTTCAAGGACTTCCTGCTTTACATGCGCTGCCGCTCCTACCCGATCATTATGGACCAGCTGGATATCTGCAAGGAGCCACCGTTTCTGCTGCTGGCTGTCAAATCACTGGTGCCTCACTTTGATCGCCGCCAGGCCATCCGCCAGTCTTGGGGAAAGGCAGGCGTATTAGCCAATCGGACAGTGGTTACCATTTTCCTCCTTGGTAACGCCACACCTGGAGACCACCACCCAGATCTGTCTGGTATGCTGCATTTTGAGAACGCCCGCCATAAAGACATCATCCAGTGGGATTTCCGTGATTCGTTTTTCAATTTGACTGTCAAAGAAGTTCTTTTCCTGGAGTGGATCCAGGCACGTTGCTCCGGCGCCCAATTCATATTCAAAGGCGACGACGACGTCTTCGTCAACACCTACCGCATCATGGACTTTCTCAAGGGGCTCTCGGGACCCAAAGCCAAGGACCTGTTTGTGGGTGATGTGATCACGAATGCGGGGCCCCACCGAGACAAGAGGGTCAAATACTTCATACCAGAGAGCATGTATGTTGGAATGTACCCACCGTACGCAGGAGGAGGCGGCTACCTTTATTCAGGTGACATCGCCACTCGCCTGCACAACGCATCTCAACGCGTAGCGCTGTACCCAATAGATGACGTCTACACGGGTATGTGTCTTCGTAAGTTGGGGCTGGCCCCCGAAAAGCACAAAGGCTTCAGGACTTTTAACATAGAGGAGAAATACAGGTCGAACCCCTGCGCTTACAAGAGCTTAATGCTGGTTCACCCAAGGACCCCGCAGGAGATGATCCAGATCTGGGCCTGGCTCAGTAGACCCAACCTGACCTGCCAGTGA